The Treponema phagedenis DNA segment CAATCGTTATATGTTTATTATATGGATTGATTTAGCGTTTCTTGTTTTCAGTTCTTTCGTAACGATTTTACCGTAAGTCTACAAATTTTACAAGCAGATGTAATGTACAGACCGGAGCTTGCAGATGAAAAATAACCACATATAAATATTTGAGGAATAGAAAATTATATTAGGTTGATGGCAAAATTATTCCTGCAATAGAAACGGCGCGGCAAAATACGGGTATCTGCAAAATGCCTACTGTACAGTCTTATTTTTTTCTGTTAAGCTTGTGCCATGACAATCAAAGAAAAACTCAAAATTTTACATTCGCTTTTTTGGGCTTTTTTTAAGATAGGCTCAGTAACTTTTGGCGGCGGTATTGCGATGCTACCGATTCTTAAGCGAGATTTAGTTGACGATAAGAAGTGGCTGACCGAAGAGGAAATTATCGATTATTTTGCCATCGGGCAGTGCACGCCGGGAATTATTGCGGTAAATGTGGCAACGTTTTCGGGCTATAAAAGGTTGGGGCTTTTGGGAGCAATTATTGCTACTGTGGGAATTGTAACTCCTTCAATTATCGTTATTACCATTATTGCAGCCTTTATCAGCAACTTTCAGGATATTGTCTGGGTGCAAAAAGCATTTAAGGGTATCAATGTTGCCGTTGCCATGCTTTTAATTCGGGCTGTATACGATTTCGGCAGAAAAACAGTGTTTGATATTGCGACTTTTGCTATTGCCGCCGCCGCCTTTATAGCCATGGCGATGTTTAATGTGTCGGGTATCATTATTGTGCTTTGCTCGGGCTTGCTGGGCTATGTTTTTCAGTATTTTAAAGTGAAGGCTGAAGGAGGAGAAAAATGAGTTTGCCTGCATTGTTTTTTCTTTTTTTCTATATCGGGTTTTGCACAATCGGCGGCGGTTTGGTTTCTATCAGTATTATGCAGCAGGAACTGGTTTCGCGGGGGCTCATCTCGCCGGAGAACTTTTATGCAATGGTTGCAATTTCTGAATCAACTCCGGGACCGATCGGAATCAATATGACAACATACATCGGCTATGAGCTTTACGGTGTAGTCGGCGATTTAGTGGTAACAACGGGTATTGTTTTGCCGTCTTTGATTACTATTGTGTTAATTGCAAAATACTCATCAAATTTTCAGGACACCCCGATAGTAAAGAAAACTTTTTATGGCTTACGAGCGGGAGCTACCGGTATGATTGCCGTCGCTGCATGGAATGTACTCAATGTTGCATTGCTTACTGTTCCGCGCTTTTTAAGTACAAAAAAAATACTTGATATCGGGAACTGGAAAGCAATAGGCTTTTTTACTCTTTTATTTGTGCTCAGCACGATTTTTAAAAAAATCCATCCGATAGTATTTGTTGTTGCCGGAGCAATTTTAGGCGTTTTGTTTTTTTAAAACCACACCCCGTGCGCTAAGGCTTTGCCTATGGTAAATTGCCACCCTTGCGAAATTCTAAACGATGTTTAAAAGCATCAACACTGTTTTGTAAAATTAAAGCTTTTAAACTCGTAGGTTTCATTTTGCCATGGACGGCAAAACTCAGAACGGGCATGGATGCCCGTGGTTCCAAGCAGAATTGAGTTTGAAAACTATCACAGCTATATAAACAGGAGTTTTTAAACTCATAGGTTTCATTTTGCCACGGACGGCAAAACAAAACCGTTGTGTCAGACTCTTTTTATAAAATTTTTTACGTTTTGGTAAGATGCATTAAAAACGAATCGATTTATTAAAAAAACGCTGTAGTAGGAGATACAAGAGGCTCTCTAAAGAGAAAAGTTTATATATAAGGCAACGCCCAAGAATGTATGATTCTCGTTCTCCATGCGTAAGCCCTGATTTAATCTCTCCCACGACAAGAGCTGAGAAAACTCTTTTCATGTACAGCGGATAATAAGTCGATATTATTTTTATCGCTCTCGTTGCAACAATCGCAAATGCCGATGAATGGACTGAAATAGAAATGTTTGCACAAAAAATGAACAGTTTTTTAGGCAATATATTGCACTTGAAAACGGCATCCCGACACATGACACCATCCGCCGTGTTATGGCCCATCGGAACACAAATGAACATTGCAAAAATGATAAAAAAAGAGTGCAAAGCTGATTATGTTCTTGCGGTAAAGGAGAATCAAAAAACGCTCTACGATGATATTTCTGACTATTTTCGTATTGACGAAATAAGAGAAAACCTTACAGCGTGCGAAAATTACCGAAGTACATCTGAAAAAGCACACGGACAATTTGAAACAAGAAACTTTTATATAACTGATGACATTGCATGGCTTTCAAATAAGAGCAAGTGGGAAGGCATAAAAAGTATCGGCATGGTAGAAACCGTTATCACAAAAGGAGAGAAAACGACCATCGAACGGCGGTATTACATCAGTTCTTTGGCTGCTCATATCGACTTATTTATGAAAGCGGTGCGCAGACATTGGGCGATAGAAAGTATGCATTGGCATTTGGATGTTACGTTCAAAGAAGATGCGAACACCACGATAGACAAGAATGCCGCAATGAACCAAAATATTATTCGCAAATGGGCACTTGCAATTCTCAAACGGGTAGAACATATCCACGGCAAAAAATATTCAGGTGAAAGCTAAGCGCTACGCAATGAGTTTAGACCCGTTCGGCAGTTTAGCACAAGCATTATCAATCTAATTCTTCACGAAACACTTAAAAAAAAGATTATTTTTACTGCAAAGGAAAGAATAAAAATCTTCTTAGCTCTTGTCGTGTGAAAAACCTGGTATAACGTTTTGTAATTAAGTTGCTGGTATACTAATCGGGGCATTGGTAATAATAGCTTGCAGATTCAGCATCTCTATGGTAAGTTTGCTCGCCGTTGCGCCGTGTCGGGCTCCTTTTTATAACAGGGAGTTTTCAAACTCGTGGTTTAGTTTTTGCCACGGATGTCAAAACTCAGAACCGCCACGGACGATCGTGATTCCAAACAGAAGCGACGTTTTAAAGCAAAAGTATTTGCAAAGTTTTAAAACTTGCAGGGTTGCTTAAATCATTTCATGCAAATTAACGATAAGTTTCGCGCTAAAATTTGCCGATAACAGATAAAAGGAGTATCTTTTAGCAGATTATCCTTTGTTTTAAAGCCCACCGGTAGGAGTACAGTCCCCCGCCTGTCTGGTAATTCAAAGCAAAAAAGACTATAATGCAGGATAATAAACATTAAATCGCAGAGGAAAATTTCAGGAATTACTTCATGCCCGCTTGAGCGGTTAATATACTAAATTCCTCAAAAACTTTTTAGTTAAGGATACAGGTTAAGCAAGTGTTTGAAATAGCACAGGCTTGTTTAGCTGCCCGAGTTTGTTTTATATTTTGCGGGCAAAACATTGTTGATTGGATGCAGTTGGTATGAGTCCGAATTTTATCCGGCGGATATACTGCGGGATAAGCTTTTTTCGGAATTTCATGATTTCTCAAAATTTTTTACTTTAAGGAGAGTATATGCTTCAAGACCTTTCATCAAATGCACGAAGACTGCTGATTGAGTTAAGCCAAACAACCGCCAGAAGATTAAACGCAAATCTTTTGCAGCCGGAGCATGTTTTGCTTGCCTTGGTGCAAAATAAAC contains these protein-coding regions:
- a CDS encoding chromate transporter codes for the protein MSLPALFFLFFYIGFCTIGGGLVSISIMQQELVSRGLISPENFYAMVAISESTPGPIGINMTTYIGYELYGVVGDLVVTTGIVLPSLITIVLIAKYSSNFQDTPIVKKTFYGLRAGATGMIAVAAWNVLNVALLTVPRFLSTKKILDIGNWKAIGFFTLLFVLSTIFKKIHPIVFVVAGAILGVLFF
- a CDS encoding ISAs1 family transposase, whose product is MNIAKMIKKECKADYVLAVKENQKTLYDDISDYFRIDEIRENLTACENYRSTSEKAHGQFETRNFYITDDIAWLSNKSKWEGIKSIGMVETVITKGEKTTIERRYYISSLAAHIDLFMKAVRRHWAIESMHWHLDVTFKEDANTTIDKNAAMNQNIIRKWALAILKRVEHIHGKKYSGES
- a CDS encoding chromate transporter, whose amino-acid sequence is MTIKEKLKILHSLFWAFFKIGSVTFGGGIAMLPILKRDLVDDKKWLTEEEIIDYFAIGQCTPGIIAVNVATFSGYKRLGLLGAIIATVGIVTPSIIVITIIAAFISNFQDIVWVQKAFKGINVAVAMLLIRAVYDFGRKTVFDIATFAIAAAAFIAMAMFNVSGIIIVLCSGLLGYVFQYFKVKAEGGEK